The following are from one region of the Bacteroidota bacterium genome:
- a CDS encoding SIS domain-containing protein — MQLASYKEYYTKWMNDPQLEQQMQEAVTMLRTGNVKRIYFIGNGGSNSICSHMMEDYAKIGRFRTHAFSDAALITCYANDYGYERAMAEWLKLHFESGDLLVAISSSGESKNILNAVAQARELGGRVLTLSGFEPHNTLSRSGDINFVTPVRNYGIVECFHQTILHIILDSLHD, encoded by the coding sequence ATGCAGCTCGCGTCGTATAAAGAGTATTACACAAAGTGGATGAATGATCCGCAACTTGAGCAGCAAATGCAGGAAGCTGTAACTATGCTGCGCACAGGAAATGTGAAGCGGATATATTTCATTGGCAATGGTGGCAGTAATTCCATCTGTTCGCACATGATGGAAGACTATGCCAAAATTGGCCGTTTCCGCACACATGCGTTTTCCGACGCCGCGCTCATTACCTGCTATGCAAACGATTACGGCTACGAGCGCGCCATGGCCGAGTGGCTTAAACTCCACTTCGAATCGGGCGATTTGCTGGTGGCCATCAGCAGTTCGGGCGAATCGAAAAATATTCTCAATGCGGTGGCGCAGGCGCGTGAGCTTGGCGGACGTGTACTTACGCTTTCGGGCTTTGAGCCTCACAACACATTAAGCCGCAGCGGCGATATAAATTTTGTAACGCCTGTGCGCAACTACGGCATTGTGGAGTGTTTCCACCAAACCATTCTGCACATCATCCTCGATTCGCTGCATGACTGA
- a CDS encoding class I SAM-dependent methyltransferase, producing the protein MKRLEIDYSLGSMDALVSMARYSFVNRTLNDKNLRVLDYGCGSGYGTRILKEKFAQVISHDVYPDGYAPEGIDVIQDISKLEEGSFDVITCFEVIEHMDEAAQHELMNTMRRLLKPDGTLFISTVRKMDPPPTQNRRDYHIRELSFAELHQFCADRFRNVYTFGQIDQIISTFYPENHYHFVFICTGTR; encoded by the coding sequence ATGAAGCGACTTGAAATCGATTACTCACTCGGATCAATGGATGCCCTTGTTTCGATGGCGAGATACAGTTTTGTAAATCGTACACTGAACGATAAAAATCTGCGTGTGCTTGATTACGGCTGTGGTTCAGGATACGGTACCCGTATTCTGAAAGAAAAATTTGCACAGGTAATTTCGCATGATGTGTATCCTGATGGTTATGCGCCGGAAGGAATTGATGTAATTCAGGATATTTCCAAACTAGAAGAGGGTTCGTTTGATGTGATTACCTGTTTTGAGGTGATTGAACACATGGACGAGGCTGCACAGCATGAACTGATGAACACCATGCGGCGTTTGCTGAAGCCCGACGGCACGTTGTTTATTTCTACCGTGCGTAAAATGGATCCGCCGCCCACACAAAACCGCCGCGATTACCACATCCGCGAACTCAGCTTTGCCGAGCTGCATCAGTTTTGTGCCGACAGGTTCCGCAATGTATATACCTTCGGTCAGATCGACCAGATTATCTCCACTTTTTATCCGGAGAACCACTATCATTTTGTATTCATCTGCACCGGAACGCGCTGA